The proteins below come from a single Fodinicola acaciae genomic window:
- a CDS encoding GNAT family N-acetyltransferase: MSDNDEIVLRQWREDEIEAGLRFLTDQFLGTWHDESVGLEQLVFESERFIVMADGDDIVGTAGAYSREVTVPGGAGVPVAAVTGVGVSPTHRRRGLLRRMMTHQLHDVHDRGREPLAALWAAESVIYGRFGYGMAIRRSLVKAAVRDIPLRADLRPEPAGRFRRLDPADAVADMAAVYEQARGTRVGFLDRPGNWWKVKIWDPEWERGGASPFRVAVWSVGKRPQAYALYRVKDDETRVGPEGILRIEELIGVSAAAELAMWDFMTSLDLVRHVEMTNAPLDFPVMHAVTDARRVSIGTGDTIWVRLVDLDRALTARTYSAPVDVVLDVTDPVCPWNVGSWRLRAEAGKPATCERTDAAADLSLSVGELGAAYLGGTSLATLAAAGRVVEQRPGALREASIAFLEPNPPFCNDFF, translated from the coding sequence GTGAGCGATAACGACGAGATAGTGCTCCGGCAGTGGCGTGAGGACGAGATCGAGGCCGGCCTGCGCTTCCTGACCGATCAGTTCCTGGGGACCTGGCACGACGAGAGCGTCGGACTCGAACAGCTGGTGTTCGAGTCCGAGCGGTTCATCGTGATGGCCGACGGCGACGACATCGTCGGTACGGCGGGTGCGTACAGCCGCGAGGTGACCGTGCCGGGCGGCGCCGGCGTGCCGGTCGCGGCGGTGACCGGTGTCGGCGTCTCGCCGACGCATCGCCGGCGTGGACTGTTGCGCCGGATGATGACCCATCAGCTGCACGACGTGCACGATCGCGGCCGTGAGCCGCTCGCGGCGCTGTGGGCCGCGGAGTCGGTGATCTATGGCCGGTTTGGTTATGGCATGGCGATCCGGCGCAGCCTGGTCAAGGCGGCGGTACGCGACATCCCGCTGCGCGCGGACCTGCGGCCCGAGCCGGCCGGCCGGTTTCGCCGGCTCGACCCGGCCGACGCGGTCGCCGACATGGCCGCGGTGTACGAGCAGGCACGCGGGACGCGGGTCGGGTTTCTGGACCGGCCGGGCAACTGGTGGAAGGTCAAGATCTGGGACCCGGAGTGGGAACGCGGTGGCGCCTCGCCGTTCCGGGTCGCGGTGTGGAGCGTCGGCAAGCGGCCTCAGGCGTACGCGCTCTATCGCGTCAAGGACGACGAGACGCGGGTCGGTCCGGAGGGAATCCTGCGGATCGAGGAGCTGATCGGCGTCTCCGCCGCGGCCGAACTGGCGATGTGGGACTTCATGACCAGCCTCGACCTGGTCCGGCACGTCGAGATGACCAACGCGCCGCTGGACTTTCCGGTCATGCACGCGGTGACCGACGCGCGGCGCGTGTCGATCGGGACCGGCGACACGATCTGGGTGCGGCTCGTCGACCTCGACCGCGCGCTGACGGCACGTACGTACTCGGCGCCGGTGGACGTGGTCCTGGACGTGACCGATCCGGTGTGCCCGTGGAACGTGGGTTCCTGGCGGCTGCGGGCCGAAGCCGGCAAGCCGGCGACCTGCGAGCGTACGGACGCGGCCGCCGACCTGAGCCTGTCGGTCGGCGAGCTCGGCGCCGCCTACCTCGGCGGCACCTCACTGGCCACGCTCGCCGCCGCCGGCCGGGTCGTCGAGCAGCGGCCAGGTGCGCTTCGCGAGGCGTCGATCGCCTTCCTGGAGCCAAACCCGCCTTTCTGCAACGACTTCTTCTAG